AGAACTTAAGATGTTTATTCGATGAGCTTTCTTATAAACATTTGAAGTTAGTAGGTAATATAAGGACAATTTAGGCTCAGTGTATTAGACTCAGTGTATTAGACTCAGTGTATTAGACTCAGTGTCTAGTTTAACCACCCTCTTTCATCTTTAAAAAAATATCTTCGAAAAAAAGCGCGCTGACCTCAAATCAGTGCGCTTTTTTATGCTATATGACTAAGTCATTAATAGCCAAATTCTTAATGGGCAAGTGTTTAAGCTCTTAGCACGGTATAGATGGGTACTGGGAACTCGCCATGTAAAGCCACTAAATCTAACAACACTAATGCACCTACTACCGTATGTGATGCTGATTTACACAGCTCGTAGGCAGTGGTCAGCGTGCCACCAGTGGCCAAAATATCATCGACCAAAAGTACACGCTCAGGTGGCAAGTTACTTTGCATCTCCAACATATCTTTACCATATTCTAGTGAATAGGCTTTGTTAGCCACAGGTGGTGGCAGCTTACCCGGTTTACGCAGCAAAATCATGCCTTTGCCCAATCGACCCGCTAGCAAACTTGCAAATACAAATCCGCGGGCTTCAACCGCACCTAAGCAGTCCACGTCATCCATTAAGCCATCAGGCAATGCCGCTAGCATCGCATCAATGACGTCATTAATATGACTGCGCAGTAATGGCGTAATATCATAAAAATCAATACCGACTTTAGGAAAATCTGGTACTGTGCGGATAATCTGCCAAAACGGATGATCGTTATTGAGCGTATTAGACGCTTCAAGTACGATATCAACTGGTGCATTCACGGCGGTAGCGCTCATAATAACCCTTAACTTAGCTGGCTTGAATAATAATATAACAGCGACAAATAACGTATAAACAGTAAAATTGACGCCGGCCATCATAGCATAACTGACTTTATCGTTGCGGTAGGCAGGCATAAATACTACTTTTTAAATAGCACAAACCATGACCCGTGAGATAAACAACAGCTTGATAAAGGGTTATTAATCTCAATATACAAGTGTAAACTTAAATGTGTAAAGTGTGGTTATATGCTACACTACGCTCGCTTTTATAACCTCTACTAATGAATATTAGCTCAAGTTATAACAGCGGTAATAGGCTGTAAAATTGGTAACAACGATAGGACTATGTATGAAACGTTATGAATGTATTGTTTGCGGTTGGATCTATGATGAAGCGCTTGGCTGCCCCGAAGAAGGTATCGCTCCTGGCACCAAATGGGATGATATCCCTGATGACTGGACTTGCCCAGAATGCGGTGTTGGCAAGATAGACTTTGAGATGATGGAGCTATAAGAAATAGCTGGCACTCTAAATAGGAGATCTCATGACCAACCCCAATTATCCCGATAGTGCTAACTTGCCTGGGCAGATAGGTAATTACCCTACTCACGAATGGCAACGATTTGGCGAGCATTTCTGGCGCGCCTCAGATCTGAGCGAGCACCTTCATCAGGCAATGATCGATATCGGTGACGGCATTGAGCTGTGTATCGAAGCGGGTGGTAATCCTAACAACCCGCCATTGCTAATGGTTATGGGCTTGGGCTCACAGATGATCTTTTGGCCAGACGATTTTATTAAACGTTTGATTAGTGCTGGATTTTTTGTGATTCGTTTTGATAACCGTGATATCGGTCTGTCCTCTAAAGTACAGATTGAAGGCCTGCCGCGCGTCAGCCAGCTAAAAATGATGCTGCGCCTGCAGACGGGTCTGTCTAATAAAGGCCAGCAGGTCGCTTATAATTTGACTGACATGGCTGAGGACACGGTACGGCTGATTAAAGCATTGAATATTAGTAGTACTCATCTACTGGGCGCATCGATGGGTGGTATGATCGCCCAGATTGTCGCGGCGCGATATCCTAGTTTAGTGAAGCGCATGGCCTTGATGTTTACCACCACCAATCGTGCGTTTTTAAAACCCCCTAGAGCCAAGCAGCTGTATACCTTGATCAATCGCCCTGAAAGCCATTCTGAGCGTGATATCGTGCGTCATAGTGTGTGGTTTATGAAGACAGTGGGTACGCCCGGGCATGTGAACGTACGAACGGTTCGTGAGATTGCTAAATTACGTTATCAACGTAATTTCCACCCTCTAGGCTCGGTACAGCAGCTCAATGCTATCTTATCGTCAGGCTCTATCAGCCGCTTTAGTAAGCAAGTCAAAGCGCCGACCATTGTCATTCATGGTAGTGTTGATGGTCTGCTGCCCTCTTCACAAGGACGTGTCGTCGCTAAAACCATTCCGAACGCGAAGTTTCATCTTATAGAAGGCATGGCTCATGATATTCCAGCCTATTATCAGCCTTATTTGGTTGATTTAATCCGCAATCATTTGTTAGATTAACAAGTGTTTAAACGCTTATTGCTCTAAAACCAGACAATGAAAAAGAGAGCAAAGGGTATGAATTATGCATACCTTTTACTCTCTTTTTTTGCACTAGCGCTTTAGCGTTTTTAAGGTATTTTAACTATAGTAACGGCCTCGTTAGTCACAACCAACGCTCGTGCCTGCTGTATCGATGCACATTTTACTGCCATTCTCTAGACTGCCAATCCATGCTTTATTGTCTTTAAACACAAAAGAAGGCACGCCGTTGTAGTTACCATTGGTTATCAAAGGACTGTTATCGAAACGGAAAGGAATCACCAGCTCACCCCCTAAATTGACAAAACCCCAACTATTATTGACGCGTACCCCGGCTAAGCCTTCAGAAAAAGATCGCACTTCATTAAATGAATAGGTAATCATAGTAACGTCATTATCGTCAACAAAGCCCCATCTGCCATCTTGCTGATACGGTAGTAAGGTGGTAAAGCCATCAGATACTGGTAATCCTGCCTGTGCTGGCGGTGATAAAGTAGTGGCCGCCGCATTGTTAGAAGATTGCTGGGTAGAAGATTGTCGGTTAGAAGATGGCTTGCTATCAGAGGCTGATAGCCGATCACTACCGTTCAGGTTGTCGATTACTTTTCCATTTTTATCCACCCAGCTGGTCACTTTATTCTTACGAACGCGAGCGGTACCGCTACGATAGTTATCAATGTCACTAATTGCCGCTGAGAATGGCAGAATAGTCTCATTAGAGGTACTAATAATCCCGTAGTTGCCGCCTTTTTTTACTATAATGCGCCCGTCAGAGACCGAACGAGCCCAGTTTTTGCCGCCAGCCTCATTTAGCATGTCATAGATAGTAGGAATAACCTCGCGACCTTGCATATTCACATAACCAACACGACTGTTACGTTGGACTGGTAATAGGCCATTGGCTATTTTG
The sequence above is a segment of the Psychrobacter sp. PL19 genome. Coding sequences within it:
- a CDS encoding adenine phosphoribosyltransferase, with translation MSATAVNAPVDIVLEASNTLNNDHPFWQIIRTVPDFPKVGIDFYDITPLLRSHINDVIDAMLAALPDGLMDDVDCLGAVEARGFVFASLLAGRLGKGMILLRKPGKLPPPVANKAYSLEYGKDMLEMQSNLPPERVLLVDDILATGGTLTTAYELCKSASHTVVGALVLLDLVALHGEFPVPIYTVLRA
- a CDS encoding rubredoxin produces the protein MKRYECIVCGWIYDEALGCPEEGIAPGTKWDDIPDDWTCPECGVGKIDFEMMEL
- a CDS encoding WG repeat-containing protein, which codes for MPQRFILTSQSPSISHLHLKKTSRLGLTLGTLLAAMVVLPTAHAASCKPPKSYYKNVSCTASSSYFLAIKDFGAPVALIDNSGKKSIDLTRYQRVDANKIANGLLPVQRNSRVGYVNMQGREVIPTIYDMLNEAGGKNWARSVSDGRIIVKKGGNYGIISTSNETILPFSAAISDIDNYRSGTARVRKNKVTSWVDKNGKVIDNLNGSDRLSASDSKPSSNRQSSTQQSSNNAAATTLSPPAQAGLPVSDGFTTLLPYQQDGRWGFVDDNDVTMITYSFNEVRSFSEGLAGVRVNNSWGFVNLGGELVIPFRFDNSPLITNGNYNGVPSFVFKDNKAWIGSLENGSKMCIDTAGTSVGCD
- a CDS encoding alpha/beta fold hydrolase → MTNPNYPDSANLPGQIGNYPTHEWQRFGEHFWRASDLSEHLHQAMIDIGDGIELCIEAGGNPNNPPLLMVMGLGSQMIFWPDDFIKRLISAGFFVIRFDNRDIGLSSKVQIEGLPRVSQLKMMLRLQTGLSNKGQQVAYNLTDMAEDTVRLIKALNISSTHLLGASMGGMIAQIVAARYPSLVKRMALMFTTTNRAFLKPPRAKQLYTLINRPESHSERDIVRHSVWFMKTVGTPGHVNVRTVREIAKLRYQRNFHPLGSVQQLNAILSSGSISRFSKQVKAPTIVIHGSVDGLLPSSQGRVVAKTIPNAKFHLIEGMAHDIPAYYQPYLVDLIRNHLLD